The DNA segment gccatattaaaattaaaattaaccaAAGGTTTATATATttcaattaaatattataatattttatacaaATTAATCTCTAAATTCTTAGTTTTACTACAACTTCTTAATTTTTACACAAAATTAATTGacactaaaatattttttaggaTCATGGAATCTGCAACTGCTATTGCCATTTGATATATATTGAGTAAACTTTCGATCTAAGTTAGTTGGATAAATCACGTGGACAAATCATATGTGATAGACAAACCCCGGCTGATAGACTCACCCACTCCACCAGCTCGTATATCTTTTCGgatctaaaatattttaatatatacacaGATAATGCATTGAAATATACTAGCGTGATGATACTCCATCTGTTTCATTGATATATGCAAGTGTGTGTTTTTACACAGTTTTAAAAAGTGTTTGAGAAagtaaattttagaaaaaaaaacgcatcatattttttttatttaataaatattttaatataataaaataatcatacaaatatgtaatgatattaatttaatatgtaTAAACTGGTAATGAATATGAGGGATAACATTAAATATGAAGGCAAAACATATTTGGGGCGGATGTAAAATAAAATGTAACCTATATGAATGAAATGGAGAAAGTATTTAGTAAATTTGATTTTGCTGCATAGTTTAGATATCATATTACTAGCATcagtatatgtatgtattttttaattcatgtttatcaagcaaaaattatttatatgaaaaatattaatttttatataaaaaatattgatacgATCGAAATGATCGAAATGTCTcaaaaatgtttaaaaaaagataaaatttaaTGGTAATCCAGCTAACAAATTCATTATTTCGAGAAGATGATACTTAACATAATTAGTACGCGGTTCCGTTCCAATATGATAAACTTACcggtttaaattaaattaaattaaattaaattaaattaaatgaattAAACAAATTGTTGTTAATCAGTAATCACTACAACTGATTTTTGCAGCCAGATCAGACTTCTTAATTCGTACAGTTATTAAAACCCTAAAGTACCCCTGGAGACAGAAGACAAAAGGCAATACGTACACGTGGAAAATTTGGATTGGTCGAGACTTTTGAATTTCTATTTTAACTTTCGTTGATTGAGAGCACAGCACATCAATTTACAGTCCCttgaatattatttattgtttataatTTGATTTGATGACAGagattttttccttttaattgtttattaatgtTGGGAGAAAATAATGAATTTACTTCTCTCGCGTGTGATCGATGAATTTGCAATCACGATGGGGGAGAAATGGTGAATGAATTGGGCAGTCATACGGTGCTTTTATCGAATTAGAATTAGAATCAGGAGGAGAGTGATTTGCTGACCCATCGATTGGCATTGGATTTCTTTCAGGATTCGTgtgttcttgattttattgtgcgATTTCATGTTCAAGGGCTGAGGCttgaatttcttttatttttttgcccCCCTCAATTTTTTGCTGTTTTCTTGGGGTAATagattctgaattatttatttaccTTTTTCGATGCTTTACATATGTcttgaaatttgaatttaaGTAGTGGGCTAGTGTTGGAAATCCGAATTAGATTGGGTTCAGGGTTATCTGAATTGATAATCGGCACATTTAGGGTTCGGTTGGTGGAATTTGTTAAATTTCATCACGGAGGCGCCACAGGGGTGGATTCAATTCATCTATTTTTTTTGGGTGTTAGATTTACTGTCTTGGGAATTGATGATATTAGGTATTGTCATAACGAAAAAATAAGAATTAGTTCAGTTCCCGCAGTCATTGTTGTAGGTGTTGATTGAAGGAAATTATGTATTCTGTGTATCCAGGTATCTAGAGCGTGTTCGGATGTTTGCTTAAAAATTCTGGAGGTATTCCAGAAAGTTTGAAAACCATCCATTTGGAGTTTGATTGATCTTGTTGACCGATTCATTTTGAAATTGGATAACTGGCATGTTTCTGTTATTTACTCGGGGGAAGGGTGTACAAGTGGACTTTGTAGTAAGCAAATGATAATATCAAAATGAGAGGGAAAATAAGAAGTCTATGGATGCTACCAATAAGAATTTCTCTGATCTGATAGGGTTATTAAAGTCCTGGATCCCTTGGCGGTCCGAGCCAGCTCATGTGTCAAGGGATTTTTGGATGCCCGATCAGAGTTGCAGGGTATGCTACGAATGTGATACCCAGTTCACCTTATTCAACCGTAGGCACCATTGTCGTCTCTGCGGCCGAATTTTTTGCGGAAAGTGTACTTCAAATTGGATTCCTACGCCACCCCGTGAACCTGAGATTCCACGGGAAGAGGGGGATATTAGGGTCTGTAATTACTGCTTCATGCAATGGCAGCAAGGCTTGTCGGCACCCGTTGATGATGGAATCCAGGTCTCCAAAGTGGACCTCATCAGCACCTCACCATCTGCCACCAGTTTTATCAGCACCAAATCCTGTGGAACCTGTGACAGTAGTAGCGTTACCTTTGTTTCATTACCTCAGTCTTGTGCAATTAGCCCACCTCAATCAGAAACAATGGAGACTACAATAGAAAGGCAAAGTGTTAAAGCAACAACAAGCAATGATTATGCCGTGGAAATAGTAGAACAAGGCATAACTCAGAACCAATTTGGATTATGCTCCAACAGGTTCTTCTTTCTGCATTTCCTTTTTTACTGCTTGAACTAATCAGTTAGTTCTTATTCTATCAGAAAGCCTTGGTTTCTTAGATAGTTAACAGTATTCTACTTATTCAGTGAGCGGCTTTGGGGTTCTTCCGAAGTGTGCATGATATTAGATTCAGTATGGACGGAGGCATTGCACTTCAAGTTTTATTCCAATCGGTGGTGTTTTGTTTGTTTCATGGATATTTCCGCATGTGATTGCTAAATTTTGCTAAAGAACCTGATATTGATGAAACTACTTCTGGACTATGATATTGCTTTTCAGTTTCCTCAGTGTGAGTTTCGTGTCCTATCAGTTCTTAATTCGTAATCCACGTACCAATGAGTGTAAAATCTGATACTTAGTCATCACATGATAGCCAATTCAAGCATACCCCAGGATGTAACTCTGTTCATTCTTGTAGAATAGATTATTTTATATGGATTTGTGCTGTGAATGTGAATATAATCTTGGTGAAATGACCGAGTAAGTTCTTATAGTTTTTCTACGTATAATGTAGTAAGGTGTTAAGTTTGTTTTTGTCATTGTATATCAAGCGTTCAAATAGATCTTAAAAGTATCCACGTGTCAATCATTTTGAAAGAGCTCTCTATTATTGCATATCATAATAATGCAATCAGTGTCTTTTACCAACTAGAACACAGGTGCAATCAGCATCATGGTAGCTTTTACTCTGAGAAGTTATAATTTATCTGCTGTCGCCTCTGTTGGTGCGATTACTAATTGTTCCCTGCGAATTCTCTTTACAGgagtgatgatgatgatgatgatgaatatGGAGTATATCACTTGGGTTCAAGGACTAGTTCATATTCTCAGATTAATGGCTATTATGGTCATGTTCCGTTTGAAGATATGGACAATAGCTACGAATCCCATAAAGTTCATCCTGAAAGCATTGCTCTCGATTCAGAAAGTCGGAGCAGTTCTccatttcatgatatttttgaTTCTCAGGCTTCTGATGATGTCCACCAGATCGTGAAAAAAATTGTTGAGGATGACATCGGTGACGATGATGAGGCACCTTCTTTGTATGCTGCTGAAGATGTTGACACTGAACCTGTTGATTTTGAAAATAATGGAGTCCTGTGGCTCCCTCCTGAACCAGAAGACGAAGAAGATGAAAGGGAGGCAGTTTTGTTTGAGGATGATGATCATGGGGATGCCACCGGAGAATGGGGGTACTTGCGCAGTTCAAGCAGCTTTGGGAGTGGCGAATGTCGGAGCAGGGACAAATCAAATGAGGAGCATAAGAAAGTCATTAAGAACGTGGTTGATGGCCATTTCCGAGCTTTAATAGCGCAACTCTTGCAGGTAGAGAATCTTCTTACAGCAGAGGAAACCGATGGAGAGAGTTGGGTAGAAATAATCACGGCCTTGTCGTGGGAGGCTGCTACATTGTTGAAGCCAGATATGAGCAAGGGTGGGCAGATGGATCCAGGGGGCTATGTGAAAGTCAAATGTTTGGCTTCTGGGCGTCGGAGTGAGAGGTGATAGCTCGATTTTTTGCTCTGTTGCTTGTTATATTTATCTTATGGCGCCTGGTAAAGTTTTTTTTGTGAATGTATGGCTTCATATATAAATGTTTTGTTATGAGTTATTGGTCTTTTGAGGACATATTGTATGATCCCGCAAAAAAATGAAATGGAGTTGAATTTGATATTAATTTGGAACAGTTAAGAGATGGGTGATTATATGCATGACTAACTCTCCCATTGGTACTTTTCTCCCTTGCatgttttaatgaattttattatattgtttCATTACAACATGTCATTAGAAATATTTTGGAGCCATTCCAGATAATAGATGAGAACTGCTTTTAGGTTGGAATGCAGTTCTCAGTCATATCTCTGCTACTTAAGTAGCATGAGCTCTTAAAAAATTTGTAGATTGGGGAACTGAAAGTTTGAGGTGGTGGATAAGTCCTGGGCTGTGTTGTCTAGAGGAAATGTCTAAGTTGAAGAATTGAGTTTAGTTGGCAAAGCTGTGATCTTGTGAGAAATCTGTTTATGTGTTTTGTAGGCCGGGAAGGGAGGGGTCTACTGGGAGGGTATTGATTCCCTTTTATTTATTCTCTTTGTATATGTGTTTTCGTGTGAATCTTCATTGGCTTTATTcctaatatttatataattgagTGAAATGCTGATTAATTTGATTGTTTAATATGAATATGTTGCTTATTTTCCTTAGAATCAATCAGGCTGTTACTGATGAATCATTATAAACAATAACAGACGATTCTGGGACTGTCTTCACGATATTTGAGAACTTACTGCCGTCAAAAAATATgtgaattattttaaaactgTTTCATTCCTCAGTTTTAATGcagatttcttcttctttttttagaTTAGATAATGTTCTCATGCAGCCTTACAAACTTCATATTTTTTAATCCTTGATAGCATGGTGATCAAAGGAGTTGTTTGCAAGAAAAATTTAGCTCATCGACGGATGCCTTCACAAATTGAGAAACCTCGGGTGCTAATGCTTGGTGGGGCTCTCGAATACCAGCGTGTTTCTAATGCTCTTTCAAGCTTTGATACTTTGTTACAGCAGGTTGAGTTGATTATCCTTTTTCAATGATTTTAAGCGAAGTCTGAATCTTCCGTTTgctgatattattgttgttgttgttgttgttataattattattatgattattattattatcatcattaAACACCATCTGCGCCTTAATTCGGTTTCAGCATCCATGAGACTGAACTAGGCCAAGAATTCTGGTCACGCAAAGAGCAAATGATTGCAAAGCTCGGATATTTTGTCGAGGAATTACATTGTAAAAGATTTTAAGAAGGCCTTTTTACATAAGACCCGCAAGATTAAAAGGCCACAAGTTCTTGAATGTGACATGAATTGTCCCAATTAAAACAGCTTCCATCAATTTAGAAGTAAAAAAGTGAACCTGATTCTTCCCATTGAACCCAGTTATCAAAGCAGAGAAATCTCGATTTTCCTTGCTAGTTCGACATGGTCTCAACATTGTGCTATTTTCTTTTATATGAAACTAATGCGTTTTTATTATGTTCTTGCTTCTTTTTAAATTCATTTCCAGGAAATGGATCATCTTAAGATGGCAGTTGCAAAAATAGATGCACACCATCCTGACATTCTTTTGGTGGAGAAATCTGTTTCGCGACATGCACAGGACTATCTGCTTGCAAAAGAAATATCCCTTGTTCTGAATATCAAAAGGCCACTCTTTGAGCGCATAGCCCGCTGCACGGGTGGCGAAATAGTCCCTACAATTGATAATCTTTCTGCTCAAAAGTTGGGATATTGTGATATGTTCCACGTCGAAAGGGTGTTAGAAGAGCATGGAACGGCTGGACAGAGTGGAAAGAAGCTGGCGAAGACGCTGATGTATTTTGAAGGTTGTCCAAAGCCGTTGGGTTGCACGGTATGTCTACTGCCAGAACAATAGTAATTATACTAATTATTCTGatgttgataaaataatgaaagttatatctatcatcatTCTTTTGAACACCaaatgatatgatatgaaaaCGAGTGCAATTTTAATGCTTCAGTCTCTTAGACAATTTTAGTGTCTCGGGGAGCTTATTCTCCGAGCTTTTCTATTCAAGGTTGTTGCAGTCTACCTATTAATCACCTAGTTTTCCATTCATTAAAACTTTGTTTcttatgtaaattttttttcctaCCTAAGGGTATAGTAACTCTCTTCAGAAATCTAACTGTTCTGATGGAGAATTAAGATGTTTATTGCATCAGATATTACTTCGAGGTGCCAATGGGGACGAGTTAAAGAAAGTAAAGCATGTTATACAATATGGGATTTTCGCTGCTTATCATTTAGCTCTGGAGACATCTTTTCTTGCTGATGAAGGTGCCTCTCTGCCAGAGCTACCATTAAACTCCCCAATTACAGTTGCAATTCCGGAAAAGCCAACAATTGAGAGGTCTATCTCAAGCGTTATTGGGTATACCATCCCTGCCAGTGAACAAACTCCTGGAGTTCAGTCATTCAAAGAACCACAGAGATCAAATAGTCTGCCTACTTCAGATCTGGTGAAGGCTGCAGTCACTTCCTTCCACAAAAATGAATGCACAGAGACGTCTATACTTCCAGCTCCTATGAGTTTTCTACATCCCAAAGCTCTTGTTTCATCTTCTGTCAATAACCATCAGTATCGTCCCTTGAATGAACCATCTGCTTCCCACTCATCAGAGGAAAGAGACCTAGTAGATTTTGCCATGGCTTCAGAGGCAAAAACTTTTGAAGCAGATGGACTGGCTGCTACCGAAGATTTTCTTAGTGCAAATTCTTATGATGATTCAACCACGAGAAGTATGACTAAGAATTTCTGCAACCTGGATGCAAACACAAATGGCTCAATTCCATCATCTTTTCTCACTGATAAAAAAATTATCCTGGAACAACCTGGGTTTAAGGAAGATTTTCCACCTTCCCCCTCGGACCATCAAAGCATCTTGGTTTCCTTATCATCACGATGCGTGTGGAAGGGAACTGTCTGTGAGAGATCCCATTTGTTTCGGATCAAATACTATGGAAGCTTTGACAAGCCACTGGGTCGTTTTCTGCGGGATCATTTATTTGATCAGGTACTCAATCCTCTCCCTGGTGGGCCTTGAAAGGATAATCCTCAATTAAGATCTGTACTTGTGTCTTTTTGCTGGCTTTTTGCTGGAGTTGTCTTAGATTTGTTTGGTACTGAGAGAGTCTAATATGTTTGACAGGCTTATAGATGCCGCTCATGTGAGATGCCCACAGAAGCTCATGTTCAATGTTATACTCACCTACAAGGTACTCTAACAATCTCAGTCAAGAAACTGCCAGAAATTCTTCTTCGTGGTGAAAAGGAAGGAAAGATTTGGATGTGGCATCGTTGCCTAAAGTGCCCAAGAACTAATGGTTTCCCGCCTGCAACTCGAAGGATTGTCATGTCTGATGCTGCATGGGGACTGTCCTTTGGAAAGTTTTTGGAGCTAAGCTTTTCAAATCACGCAGCAGCAAGCAGAGTGGCAAGCTGCGGCCATTCTTTACATAGAGACTGTCTTAGGTTTTATGGGTATGGTGTCTACATTCTCGCTCGCTCACTCACTCGTTTCTGAATTATTATAATGATGAGTTATGAATGTAAGTTATCAGTGTTTTTGTTGTCGAGTAAACATGAAAACCTGACCTTGGGGAATATTGAAGTCAAGTACAATGGTCAATGAAAAAGGTCTGTTCAGCTGGGCCATTTTGTTACCTTATTTTggatgataaaatttttaataaatcttAAAGAATGCATGATGAATGGCTAGCGAGCTAAGGAAACACATTAAACAGCAcgctgttttttttttgttgcttCATAAAGCTTCAAGAGTGTTTGATTGTCGGGCAGCACTCTGTGTTTGTTTGGGAAAGTTTTATGATTCTTCATTATATGCAGGTTTGGGAATATGGTTGCTTGCTTTCGGTATGCGTCCATTGATGTTTACTCAGTCTACCTGCCTCCGTCAAAACTTGATTTTAGTTATGGAAGTCAGGAGTGGATTGAAAAAGAAATGAATGAGGTGAATGACACATTTGATCTTTGTCTTCAGTTTCATTTCACTTGTTTCCATGTCCCCAACATTTTTCCTTATCTGACAGGTGGCTTCGCGCGCAGAGTTTTTGTTCTCTGAAGTGCTTAATTCTCTCCGTCTTCTGGTGGAAAGAAAATCTGGCCCTGGTCAGCCCAATAATGGCACCAAAATTACTGAATCAAGACGCCAAATAACTGACCTAGAAGGGAAGTTGCAGAAGGAGAAGGAAGAATTTGAGGTCtgaaattaatttcaaatttcagtTATTTTTCTGTACTGGAGATCATGGATTGTATGCTGACAAcatattttttcataaatcataATTGATGTGAATATCAGTGCAACTGCAAACATCTGTTGCAGTGGGGGTTATGTTAATCAATCCTCTAACTTAACCCCTTGCTGTACACATGGTTTTGGTGAAAGAGAGATTATGCACTTTTCTTTGGGGGGCGGGGGCAATTGATTACCTGATTGCAGAGTTGATAGCTGTACATGTGGTCGTATGATGCATTTTGAAGGCCTATTCATTCTAAGAGATTATGTGTAGTTCTTATTTGTAAAACTCCAACCTAGTCCAGCATTATAAGCGCGATTGCATTCgtaacaaatatttaacaagaaAAACATTTTGTCTCTCCCTTGTACAGATGCAATCATAGCTCAAAAGTATTTTAGTGAATCATCTTATATGAGCATTTTTCTTTTTACGTTTGTCATCATTCATTCAACATTTTTTTTCTACCTCGTGATAATTATCATTTCTCATCAAGATTTTATCCTTGTGTTGCATACCATAGACTTTCTCTTGGACCGGATGTAACATTTTTGGTCGGTGTTTGCCATTGTATCTTGATCTTTCCAAGATgaaatttaaaatctaaaatatatAGTATTGAATCAATCTTCATCATTGGCTTTTTTGCTAGATTTTAATGGAATTACATTGCGCACTAGTTTGAAGTAAACTAGTAAAGCCAGTTTTTTTGGAAGCCTGGAATGGCCAATTATGAAAGTATATAGAAAATAGACACCGTTCTACTTGTGAGAGATTATAAGGAATagttttagaaattatatttctagttCTTTTAAACTTAACGTGGCACCAACGCATGTTCCTAATTTGGCAGGAATCCTTCCAAAAAGTAGTGAAGACGGATGCAAGAAAAGGGCTGCATGCCATAGATATTCTTGAGCTGTATCGACTCAGACGACAAATCATTTTCCAGTCTTATATGTGGGACCGCCGCCTGATGCATGCAGATAGTTTTGATGACAAAAACCAACCAGGTGATGTGGAAGTCTCATGTTCAGAACCCATTCGGAAATCCCATAGTGTTGGTGAGAATCTTCATGATATCAATGTCCCTGTTAAGACTGGTGAAACTTTGTGTACTGCTGAATCTATTCCCGTTGATGCAAAATCTGTCCAAAATCCTGATGAAGAGGTCTGCAATAGGCACAGAGATTCTTCTGAGGTTGTTCATCTACCAACCGATGTGTGTCTTAACTCTGATCATGGAGATCAAGATCCAACTACATCTTTTGTTGGGGTGGATACCACGAGTGAATCTGATCCTCAGGAGTCAAATATTAGTGTCTGTAGATCCCTCTCTGACGGTCAAGCTCTTGTTTGTTTATCAGATACTCTTGAGGCAGCGTGGACTGGCGAAAACCACCCTGGTACTGAGATCCCTAAGAACATTAACTTTTCCGAGTCATTAGAAGCAGATACACCATCTACAATAGGCATATCTGAAAACTTGGATGTGGAAGACTCGGGGGAGGATTTGAGCCTGTCAAAGGTATCTCGGTCGCCTTCGGTTTTGTCAACAAGAGATTCTGATAATATGGAGGACGTTGTAAGCTGGTTAAGTATGCCGTTTATAAGTTTCTATCGATcattaaacaaaaattttgttGGACCTACCCAGAAACTGGATACGCTCGGTGAATACGATCCAGTATACATTTCATCATTTCAGGAGTCTGAACTCCAAGGTGGGGCCAAGTTGCTTCTGCCTGTGGGGATTAATGACACTGTCATTGCAGTGTATGACGATGAACCTACTAGTATTGTAGCTTATGCACTTGTTTCTCCTGAATTTCTTGCCCAAGTTTCTGATGAGCCGGAGAGACCTAAGGACATTGTTGGCTCGATGTTTTCTACGTTTTCTTTGGATGCTGGGCATTTTCAATCATTTCATTCTTCGGACGAAATGGTGCCGGATTCTTACAAAAGTCTTGGACCTGGAGATGAGAGCATCTCATCCTTGTCAACTGCTCGTAGCTCCTTGCCTGTGGATCTACTCTCTTTTACAAAATCTTTGCACACGAGAGTGTCTTTTTCTGACGATGGATCCAAGGTGAAATACGCAGTTACTTGTTACTATGCGAAGCGTTTTGAAAATCTTAGGAGTATATGTTGTCCATCCGAAATGGATTTTGTTAGATCCCTTAGCCGATGTAAGAAGTGGGGAGCTCAAGGTGGCAAGAGCAATGTATTTTTCGCTAAAACCTTGGATGATCGGTTTATCATAAAGCAAGTGACAAAGACTGAGCTGGAATCTTTCATTAAGTTTGCCCCTGGATATTTCAAGTATCTTTCAGAATCAATAGGCTCAGGAAGCCCAACGTGCCTAGCAAAGATCCTTGGAATTTATCAGGTATACTAGGACCTGTATAAAATAAGTTGAAAGTGATTTATTTTTCTACCCATGGTCACAAGGACTCGAGTCCTTTAGATGCTCATCTTAATTGTACGGCTTATTTTTGTTGCTCTTGGTTAGATACCCATCATAGCATATGTTTGCACTTTTAAGGTGCGTTTATTTGGATTGATAACTATAGGATTAGGATTAGGATTAGGATTAGGATTAGGATTAGGATGAGGATGAGGATGAGGATGAGGATGAGGATGAGCTTGTTAATCCAATCTTATCCATTGTTTACTtacaaaaaatcaattttcctcAAATCTCAAAGCCCGTCATTCAACCCTGATTTCATAGGATTTCTCATTCTTAATTACATAAGTTATAGCATATCCTGAACAATATTTGTGGGAAAAAGTCCACAGAAATCCTGATATACCCTCCTTTAATTCCTGTTAATTTCTCCTCTTTTTTTATAACTCAgtttatcaaaattttttaaaatacatatttttataccCAATAATTTTGATTAGTGAAAATGACTCACATTTGAATCAATAATATTTTACAATATTCAACAATTTATATGAATAGAAAATcaaacataagattatttattATAGGGGGAGGGTAAAACTGTAATTCGTCCCTCAATCATTATTTCAATCTCAAAATTAATAACTCAAATTAAACATGTTATTGTTTATTCATCATTATTTCACatccttcaaaattattttaatagtcCAAGTATGATTTATTCACGTGTAATCTCATCCCACTAAGTAAACACAGtcttattattaaaaataagtcGACTCATGGTTTTTCTAAAATACCTCATATCTGTCTGGTGTTTTCATAAGGTCACATCCAAGCATCTGAAAGGCGGGAAAGAATCCAAAATGGATCTGCTGGTCATGGAGAATCTCCTGTTTGGTAGAAATCTGACACGGCTCTATGATCTTAAAGGATCTTCCAGGTCTCGATATAATCCTGATTCTTCTGGAAGTAATAAGGTTTTGCTGGATCAGAACTTGATTGAAGCTATGCCTACTTCCCCAATTTTTGTTGGAAACAAGGCCAAGAGATTACTGGAAAGAGCAGTCTGGA comes from the Henckelia pumila isolate YLH828 chromosome 1, ASM3356847v2, whole genome shotgun sequence genome and includes:
- the LOC140887355 gene encoding 1-phosphatidylinositol-3-phosphate 5-kinase FAB1B isoform X1, which translates into the protein MDATNKNFSDLIGLLKSWIPWRSEPAHVSRDFWMPDQSCRVCYECDTQFTLFNRRHHCRLCGRIFCGKCTSNWIPTPPREPEIPREEGDIRVCNYCFMQWQQGLSAPVDDGIQVSKVDLISTSPSATSFISTKSCGTCDSSSVTFVSLPQSCAISPPQSETMETTIERQSVKATTSNDYAVEIVEQGITQNQFGLCSNRSDDDDDDEYGVYHLGSRTSSYSQINGYYGHVPFEDMDNSYESHKVHPESIALDSESRSSSPFHDIFDSQASDDVHQIVKKIVEDDIGDDDEAPSLYAAEDVDTEPVDFENNGVLWLPPEPEDEEDEREAVLFEDDDHGDATGEWGYLRSSSSFGSGECRSRDKSNEEHKKVIKNVVDGHFRALIAQLLQVENLLTAEETDGESWVEIITALSWEAATLLKPDMSKGGQMDPGGYVKVKCLASGRRSESMVIKGVVCKKNLAHRRMPSQIEKPRVLMLGGALEYQRVSNALSSFDTLLQQEMDHLKMAVAKIDAHHPDILLVEKSVSRHAQDYLLAKEISLVLNIKRPLFERIARCTGGEIVPTIDNLSAQKLGYCDMFHVERVLEEHGTAGQSGKKLAKTLMYFEGCPKPLGCTILLRGANGDELKKVKHVIQYGIFAAYHLALETSFLADEGASLPELPLNSPITVAIPEKPTIERSISSVIGYTIPASEQTPGVQSFKEPQRSNSLPTSDLVKAAVTSFHKNECTETSILPAPMSFLHPKALVSSSVNNHQYRPLNEPSASHSSEERDLVDFAMASEAKTFEADGLAATEDFLSANSYDDSTTRSMTKNFCNLDANTNGSIPSSFLTDKKIILEQPGFKEDFPPSPSDHQSILVSLSSRCVWKGTVCERSHLFRIKYYGSFDKPLGRFLRDHLFDQAYRCRSCEMPTEAHVQCYTHLQGTLTISVKKLPEILLRGEKEGKIWMWHRCLKCPRTNGFPPATRRIVMSDAAWGLSFGKFLELSFSNHAAASRVASCGHSLHRDCLRFYGFGNMVACFRYASIDVYSVYLPPSKLDFSYGSQEWIEKEMNEVASRAEFLFSEVLNSLRLLVERKSGPGQPNNGTKITESRRQITDLEGKLQKEKEEFEESFQKVVKTDARKGLHAIDILELYRLRRQIIFQSYMWDRRLMHADSFDDKNQPGDVEVSCSEPIRKSHSVGENLHDINVPVKTGETLCTAESIPVDAKSVQNPDEEVCNRHRDSSEVVHLPTDVCLNSDHGDQDPTTSFVGVDTTSESDPQESNISVCRSLSDGQALVCLSDTLEAAWTGENHPGTEIPKNINFSESLEADTPSTIGISENLDVEDSGEDLSLSKVSRSPSVLSTRDSDNMEDVVSWLSMPFISFYRSLNKNFVGPTQKLDTLGEYDPVYISSFQESELQGGAKLLLPVGINDTVIAVYDDEPTSIVAYALVSPEFLAQVSDEPERPKDIVGSMFSTFSLDAGHFQSFHSSDEMVPDSYKSLGPGDESISSLSTARSSLPVDLLSFTKSLHTRVSFSDDGSKVKYAVTCYYAKRFENLRSICCPSEMDFVRSLSRCKKWGAQGGKSNVFFAKTLDDRFIIKQVTKTELESFIKFAPGYFKYLSESIGSGSPTCLAKILGIYQVTSKHLKGGKESKMDLLVMENLLFGRNLTRLYDLKGSSRSRYNPDSSGSNKVLLDQNLIEAMPTSPIFVGNKAKRLLERAVWNDTAFLASIDVMDYSLLVGVDEEKHELVLGIIDFMRQYTWDKHLETWVKASGFLGGPKNVSPTVISPKQYKRRFRKAMTTYFLMVPDQWSPATIIPSKSQTDLCDETKSQSVTPIE
- the LOC140887355 gene encoding 1-phosphatidylinositol-3-phosphate 5-kinase FAB1B isoform X2, whose product is MILDSVWTEALHFKFYSNRDDDDDDEYGVYHLGSRTSSYSQINGYYGHVPFEDMDNSYESHKVHPESIALDSESRSSSPFHDIFDSQASDDVHQIVKKIVEDDIGDDDEAPSLYAAEDVDTEPVDFENNGVLWLPPEPEDEEDEREAVLFEDDDHGDATGEWGYLRSSSSFGSGECRSRDKSNEEHKKVIKNVVDGHFRALIAQLLQVENLLTAEETDGESWVEIITALSWEAATLLKPDMSKGGQMDPGGYVKVKCLASGRRSESMVIKGVVCKKNLAHRRMPSQIEKPRVLMLGGALEYQRVSNALSSFDTLLQQEMDHLKMAVAKIDAHHPDILLVEKSVSRHAQDYLLAKEISLVLNIKRPLFERIARCTGGEIVPTIDNLSAQKLGYCDMFHVERVLEEHGTAGQSGKKLAKTLMYFEGCPKPLGCTILLRGANGDELKKVKHVIQYGIFAAYHLALETSFLADEGASLPELPLNSPITVAIPEKPTIERSISSVIGYTIPASEQTPGVQSFKEPQRSNSLPTSDLVKAAVTSFHKNECTETSILPAPMSFLHPKALVSSSVNNHQYRPLNEPSASHSSEERDLVDFAMASEAKTFEADGLAATEDFLSANSYDDSTTRSMTKNFCNLDANTNGSIPSSFLTDKKIILEQPGFKEDFPPSPSDHQSILVSLSSRCVWKGTVCERSHLFRIKYYGSFDKPLGRFLRDHLFDQAYRCRSCEMPTEAHVQCYTHLQGTLTISVKKLPEILLRGEKEGKIWMWHRCLKCPRTNGFPPATRRIVMSDAAWGLSFGKFLELSFSNHAAASRVASCGHSLHRDCLRFYGFGNMVACFRYASIDVYSVYLPPSKLDFSYGSQEWIEKEMNEVASRAEFLFSEVLNSLRLLVERKSGPGQPNNGTKITESRRQITDLEGKLQKEKEEFEESFQKVVKTDARKGLHAIDILELYRLRRQIIFQSYMWDRRLMHADSFDDKNQPGDVEVSCSEPIRKSHSVGENLHDINVPVKTGETLCTAESIPVDAKSVQNPDEEVCNRHRDSSEVVHLPTDVCLNSDHGDQDPTTSFVGVDTTSESDPQESNISVCRSLSDGQALVCLSDTLEAAWTGENHPGTEIPKNINFSESLEADTPSTIGISENLDVEDSGEDLSLSKVSRSPSVLSTRDSDNMEDVVSWLSMPFISFYRSLNKNFVGPTQKLDTLGEYDPVYISSFQESELQGGAKLLLPVGINDTVIAVYDDEPTSIVAYALVSPEFLAQVSDEPERPKDIVGSMFSTFSLDAGHFQSFHSSDEMVPDSYKSLGPGDESISSLSTARSSLPVDLLSFTKSLHTRVSFSDDGSKVKYAVTCYYAKRFENLRSICCPSEMDFVRSLSRCKKWGAQGGKSNVFFAKTLDDRFIIKQVTKTELESFIKFAPGYFKYLSESIGSGSPTCLAKILGIYQVTSKHLKGGKESKMDLLVMENLLFGRNLTRLYDLKGSSRSRYNPDSSGSNKVLLDQNLIEAMPTSPIFVGNKAKRLLERAVWNDTAFLASIDVMDYSLLVGVDEEKHELVLGIIDFMRQYTWDKHLETWVKASGFLGGPKNVSPTVISPKQYKRRFRKAMTTYFLMVPDQWSPATIIPSKSQTDLCDETKSQSVTPIE